A region from the Pseudomonas promysalinigenes genome encodes:
- a CDS encoding tyrosine-protein phosphatase, with the protein MLQRLFCPFSLLTLAVSAAHAASPLDTPRLVGMDNFRDIAGGTSAYATSHDGTLRGAVFYRSNALTPTADDLATLDGLSIEHVFDLRTPSEIASTPDTLPAGASYTNIDIIGNTSSGSNIVDMSFTSAAQALAMMQQTNRAFVNDAGMRRQFSVLFNELASAEGATLFHCTAGKDRTGWAAAVLLSIAGVDDATIMSNYLATNDYTAERVKATLASMPSGMAQIYAPLLGVEASYLQAGLDEVANTYASMDNYLKQGLGLSQATIYVLRGKMVRYSMLPGEAGLRGNAAAGAQLLHQLQDSSLSGTYSAYNYYLQSAIDAGTLGGVESSVGGQVHADAASYLLRQGSMIERAAAPFTDASDLKIGQSRLWSTALVGYLGTERSAQAASSNEHSRGTMIGMTQRFSEQFGGHAGFGYSQGTIGSAGGEADSDLTFVSLGARFAPNGLDHGLFIDADASAGWLDYTSKREIGGGLGTAKGNTHGTLTGASLALGYRLPFGGLVLEPSLGLQGSRLQLNGFAERGSDLAMQVNDVKQTSSTAVTRLKASFAPMALGGWQLLPGVELGYAHALGGHKLESESRLQGLAVAQRAAFANRDQFTGALELVAKQGAMSIGADIAAIGGGNSRGVSGNLKASYAF; encoded by the coding sequence GTGTTGCAACGCCTGTTCTGCCCGTTTTCACTGCTGACCCTGGCCGTTTCCGCCGCCCATGCCGCCAGCCCGCTGGATACGCCACGCCTGGTCGGCATGGACAATTTTCGAGACATAGCCGGCGGCACCAGCGCCTACGCCACAAGCCACGACGGCACCCTGCGCGGCGCGGTGTTTTATCGCTCCAACGCCCTGACCCCAACAGCTGACGACCTCGCCACGCTCGACGGCTTGAGCATCGAGCATGTCTTCGATCTGCGCACACCCAGTGAAATCGCCAGCACACCCGACACCCTGCCTGCCGGCGCGAGCTACACCAACATCGATATCATCGGCAACACCAGTTCCGGCTCGAATATCGTCGACATGTCGTTCACCAGCGCTGCCCAGGCGCTGGCCATGATGCAGCAGACCAACCGCGCCTTCGTCAACGACGCCGGTATGCGCCGGCAATTCAGCGTGCTGTTCAACGAGCTGGCCAGCGCCGAGGGTGCCACGCTGTTTCACTGCACCGCTGGCAAGGACCGCACTGGGTGGGCCGCCGCCGTGCTGCTGAGCATCGCCGGTGTCGACGACGCAACCATCATGAGCAACTACCTGGCAACAAACGACTACACCGCTGAACGTGTGAAAGCGACACTGGCCAGTATGCCGTCAGGCATGGCCCAGATTTACGCACCGCTGTTGGGGGTCGAGGCAAGCTACCTGCAAGCGGGCCTCGATGAGGTCGCAAATACCTACGCCAGCATGGACAACTACTTGAAACAGGGCCTGGGGCTTTCGCAAGCAACCATCTATGTGCTGCGAGGCAAGATGGTGCGCTACAGCATGCTGCCAGGCGAAGCCGGCCTGAGGGGCAACGCTGCCGCCGGCGCGCAATTGCTACATCAGTTGCAGGACAGCTCGTTGTCAGGCACCTACAGCGCCTACAACTATTACCTGCAGTCCGCGATCGATGCGGGAACACTGGGCGGCGTCGAATCGTCGGTAGGGGGTCAAGTGCATGCCGATGCCGCCAGCTACCTGCTGCGCCAGGGCTCTATGATTGAGCGAGCCGCCGCGCCCTTTACCGACGCCAGCGACCTCAAGATTGGCCAGTCGCGCCTTTGGAGTACTGCGCTGGTTGGCTACCTGGGCACCGAGCGTTCCGCCCAAGCTGCCAGCAGCAACGAACACAGCCGAGGCACGATGATTGGCATGACTCAGCGCTTTTCCGAGCAGTTTGGGGGCCATGCCGGTTTTGGCTACAGCCAGGGGACCATCGGTTCTGCCGGCGGCGAGGCTGACAGCGATCTGACATTTGTTAGCCTGGGTGCGCGCTTTGCACCCAATGGCTTGGATCATGGTCTGTTCATCGATGCCGATGCCAGCGCTGGCTGGCTCGATTACACGAGTAAACGCGAGATTGGTGGGGGCCTGGGGACGGCCAAGGGCAACACCCACGGCACGCTAACGGGCGCCAGCCTGGCACTGGGGTATCGCCTGCCGTTTGGCGGCCTTGTTCTGGAACCAAGCCTTGGCCTACAGGGCAGCCGCTTGCAGCTCAACGGATTTGCCGAGCGAGGCAGCGACCTTGCCATGCAGGTGAACGACGTGAAGCAAACCAGCAGCACCGCCGTCACCCGCCTCAAAGCGTCCTTTGCACCAATGGCCCTGGGAGGCTGGCAGTTACTGCCAGGGGTGGAGTTGGGTTACGCGCATGCCTTGGGCGGCCACAAGCTCGAAAGCGAAAGCCGTTTGCAGGGCCTGGCGGTCGCACAGCGGGCGGCCTTTGCCAACCGCGATCAATTCACTGGCGCGCTCGAGCTGGTAGCGAAACAAGGCGCGATGAGCATCGGGGCAGATATTGCCGCCATAGGCGGCGGGAACAGCCGAGGTGTCAGTGGCAACCTAAAAGCCAGTTACGCCTTCTGA
- a CDS encoding AraC family transcriptional regulator: MSSDEFAALFMRLYGNLYADMQPLGEGICIAGVYGRFDGLSVRRMQYKGDFTIRLPAPQDEITFVLPTAGKIIFDHRSQSIGTGQVGLAVDKLDIRSIRIGEGHAHCGLSICRSAVTQRLSTLLDRPLPTPIRFADQVELNKPAFKGVSALLSFATGTQFDPLINTGVLLPARLKEMLVDALLETWPHNYSQAMSRPVPAIAPRHVKRAMAYLREHPAQQLSGSELATLANVSLRALQDGFRRFAGVSIIAFQRQVRLEQAREVLARGEGGSVAQVALQHGFSNAGRFARYFQQAFGVTPAMVRRR, translated from the coding sequence ATGTCCAGCGATGAGTTCGCCGCGCTATTCATGCGGCTCTACGGGAACCTCTACGCCGATATGCAACCGCTGGGCGAAGGCATCTGCATCGCTGGCGTCTACGGGCGGTTCGATGGCTTGAGTGTGCGGCGCATGCAGTACAAAGGTGACTTCACCATCAGGTTGCCGGCGCCTCAGGACGAAATAACCTTCGTGCTACCCACAGCGGGCAAGATCATCTTCGATCACCGGAGCCAATCGATTGGCACGGGTCAGGTGGGCCTGGCAGTGGACAAGCTGGACATTCGCTCAATACGCATCGGCGAAGGCCACGCTCACTGCGGTTTGTCGATTTGTCGCAGCGCAGTGACTCAGCGCCTGTCGACGCTGCTTGATCGGCCTCTGCCCACCCCGATTCGTTTCGCAGATCAGGTCGAACTGAACAAGCCGGCGTTTAAAGGCGTCAGTGCATTGCTGTCGTTCGCCACCGGAACGCAGTTCGACCCTTTGATCAACACTGGTGTGCTGCTACCGGCGCGCTTGAAAGAAATGTTGGTCGATGCGTTGCTCGAAACCTGGCCGCACAACTACAGCCAGGCGATGAGCAGGCCTGTGCCGGCGATCGCGCCTCGGCATGTGAAACGGGCAATGGCTTACCTGCGCGAGCACCCCGCTCAACAGCTTAGCGGCAGTGAATTGGCGACACTGGCCAATGTCAGCCTGCGAGCTCTGCAGGATGGCTTTCGGCGTTTTGCCGGCGTTTCTATCATAGCGTTTCAGCGTCAGGTGCGGCTGGAGCAGGCGCGTGAAGTGCTGGCACGTGGCGAGGGTGGGTCGGTGGCGCAGGTTGCTCTGCAACATGGCTTCAGCAATGCCGGACGGTTTGCCCGATACTTCCAGCAGGCATTCGGTGTCACGCCGGCAATGGTTCGGCGCCGCTAG
- a CDS encoding oligosaccharide flippase family protein — protein MSTIDLSSSQSLRKRVLLAGALNIGSIVASQVIRLGGNLIITRMLLPEMFGIMAIATTVSVVLLLLSDVGLKQNIIQSPRGDDPLFLNTIWSLQIIRGLGLFVVMQLVAVACWVSQLYQMWPEHSTYADPQLPGVLAVTGFFAIIFAFQSTKIDVAIRAFQQKKVVLVDLVSQIAGLLVMLIIGYLTRSIWALVAAGLVSTLVTTVLSHWIFPGHKDRPQWDPAALREIVNYGRWVFLSSAVGVLAMQGDRIWFGGSMTVAQLGVYSIAVSILGAFQLSLQRLAGAVVLPAFSEAARSGDMDRLRRLYFRFRLMFDVLTLFTCGFLFTASPLIIHWLYDDRYHDAGHMMAVLSLSLFTLRYGLTHQIWLALGLTKYLAMDNIIRLVALFTLMPLLLAIGGVNYALWGVALHTFFTLFLIFKVSHQLGMLSIKRELAVLPVMLVGALFGQLISQLLA, from the coding sequence ATGTCTACGATCGATCTGTCGTCCTCGCAAAGCCTTCGCAAACGCGTGTTGTTGGCCGGGGCGTTGAATATCGGCTCCATTGTCGCCTCTCAGGTGATTCGCCTGGGCGGCAACCTGATCATCACCCGCATGTTGCTGCCAGAAATGTTCGGCATCATGGCCATTGCCACTACGGTTTCGGTGGTCTTGTTGCTGCTGTCGGACGTAGGCCTGAAGCAAAACATCATTCAGAGCCCGCGCGGTGACGACCCGCTGTTCCTCAATACCATCTGGTCGCTGCAGATCATTCGCGGCCTGGGTTTGTTTGTGGTGATGCAACTGGTGGCGGTAGCGTGCTGGGTTTCTCAGCTCTACCAAATGTGGCCGGAGCACTCGACCTACGCCGACCCGCAGTTGCCTGGGGTGTTGGCCGTTACTGGCTTTTTCGCAATCATCTTCGCCTTCCAGTCGACCAAGATCGATGTGGCCATCCGCGCCTTCCAGCAGAAGAAAGTGGTCCTGGTCGACCTTGTATCGCAAATTGCCGGCCTGCTGGTGATGCTGATCATCGGCTATCTGACGCGCTCCATCTGGGCGCTGGTGGCTGCCGGCCTGGTTTCCACCTTGGTGACCACGGTACTGAGCCATTGGATTTTTCCGGGGCACAAAGACCGCCCGCAATGGGACCCTGCAGCACTGCGTGAGATCGTCAATTACGGCCGTTGGGTATTTCTATCGTCCGCTGTCGGCGTACTGGCCATGCAAGGTGACCGGATCTGGTTCGGTGGCAGCATGACGGTGGCGCAGCTAGGGGTCTACTCGATTGCCGTAAGCATTCTCGGAGCCTTTCAGCTCAGCCTGCAGCGGCTGGCCGGTGCAGTGGTGTTGCCGGCCTTCAGCGAAGCGGCTCGCAGTGGCGACATGGACCGCCTGCGTCGCCTGTATTTTCGCTTCCGGCTGATGTTCGATGTACTGACGCTGTTCACCTGCGGCTTCTTGTTCACTGCCAGCCCACTGATCATCCATTGGCTGTATGACGATCGGTATCACGATGCAGGGCATATGATGGCTGTACTGTCATTGTCGCTATTCACCCTGCGCTACGGCCTCACCCACCAGATATGGCTGGCATTGGGGCTGACCAAATACTTGGCAATGGACAATATCATTCGGCTGGTAGCGTTGTTCACCCTGATGCCGTTGTTGTTGGCCATCGGTGGGGTGAATTACGCGCTCTGGGGGGTGGCGCTGCATACCTTCTTCACGCTGTTTCTGATCTTCAAGGTCAGCCACCAATTGGGCATGTTGAGCATCAAGCGTGAATTGGCGGTGCTGCCTGTCATGCTGGTGGGGGCCTTGTTCGGCCAGTTGATCAGCCAGCTGCTCGCCTGA